From the Lathyrus oleraceus cultivar Zhongwan6 chromosome 4, CAAS_Psat_ZW6_1.0, whole genome shotgun sequence genome, one window contains:
- the LOC127075764 gene encoding carotenoid 9,10(9',10')-cleavage dioxygenase 1 has protein sequence MGSEKKENGVILKVEPKPSNGFTSKAVDLLEKIIVKLFYDSSLPHHWLSGNFAPVKDETPPVKDLTVQGHLPDCLNGEFVRVGPNPKFSPVAGYHWFDGDGMIHGLRIKDGKASYVSRFVKTSRFKQEEYFNGSKFMKIGDLKGLFGLLMVNMQMLRAKLKILDVSYGHGTANTALVYHHQKLLALSEGDKPYAIKVFEDGDLQTLGMLDYDKRLGHNFTAHPKVDPFTGEMFTFGYSHTAPYVTYRVISKDGFMQDPVPITISDPVMMHDFAITENYSIFMDLPLYFRPKEMVKNKTLIFSFDSTKKARFGVLPRYAKDDKHIRWFELPNCFIFHNANAWEEEDEIVLITCRLENPNLDVVGGAVKEKLDNFSNELYEMRFNMKTGEASQKKLSASTVDFPRVNESYTGRKQRYVYGTTLDSIAKVTGIIKFDLHAEPDSGKTKLEVGGNVQGLYDLGPGRFGSEAVYVPRVPGTDSEEDDGYLIFFVHDENTGKSFVHVIDAKTMSAEPVAVVELPQRVPYGFHAFFVTEDQLQEQAKF, from the exons ATGGGTTCTGAGAAGAAGGAAAATGGAGTGATTTTGAAGGTGGAACCAAAACCTAGCAATGGATTCACTTCAAAAGCCGTTGATTTGTTGGAGAAGATTATTGTTAAGCTCTTCTATGATTCTTCACTTCCTCATCACTGGCTTTCCGGTAATTTTGCACCTGTCAAAGACGAGACGCCTCCTGTTAAGGATCTTACCGTGCAAGGCCACCTTCCG GATTGCTTGAATGGAGAGTTTGTTAGGGTGGGGCCCAATCCAAAGTTTTCTCCCGTGGCAGGATATCACTG GTTTGACGGAGATGG AATGATCCATGGTTTGCGTATCAAAGATGGAAAAGCTTCTTATGTTTCCCGCTTCGTGAAAACTTCTCGTTTTAAACAAGAAGAATACTTTAATGGCTCTAAATTTATGAAG ATTGGAGATCTCAAAGGTCTATTTGGACTGTTAATGGTTAACATGCAAATGTTAAGAGCTAAATTGAAAATACTGGATGTTTCTTATGGACACGGAACAG CTAATACAGCTCTTGTATATCATCACCAGAAGCTTCTAGCACTCTCGGAAGGAGACAAACCTT ATGCTATTAAAGTTTTTGAAGACGGTGATTTGCAGACACTTGGCATGCTAGATTATGACAAGAGATTGGGCCATAACTTCACAGCTCATCCAAAAGTTGACCCATTTACTG GGGAGATGTTTACATTTGGATATTCACATACAGCACCATATGTCACATACAGAGTAATATCAAAGGACGGTTTTATGCAAGATCCCGTTCCCATAACAATATCAGATCCCGTCATGATGCATGACTTTGCCATCACAGAGAATTATTCGATATTTATGGACCTTCCTCTGTACTTTAGGCCAAAG GAAATGGTGAAGAATAAGACCTTGATATTCTCATTTGATTCAACCAAGAAAGCTCGTTTTGGTGTCTTACCTCGGTATGCTAAGGATGATAAGCATATCAGATGGTTTGAACTACCAAATTGCTTCATTTTCCACAATG CCAATGCTTGGGAGGAGGAGGATGAAATTGTTTTGATCACGTGCCGCTTGGAGAATCCAAATTTGGACGTGGTCGGCGGGGCTGTCAAGGAAAAGCTTGATAATTTCTCAAATGAGCT GTATGAGATGAGATTTAACATGAAAACCGGTGAAGCTTCTCAAAAGAAACTATCCGCGTCTACTGTAGATTTTCCTAGGGTGAATGAAAGCTACACTGGCAG GAAGCAACGATACGTGTATGGAACCACATTAGACAGCATTGCTAAAGTTACTGGGATTATTAAATTTGATTTGCACGCTGAGCCGGATTCTGGAAAAACAAAGCTTGAAGTTGGAGGAAATGTTCAAGGTCTTTATGACTTGGGACCAGGAAGGTTTGGCTCTGAGGCTGTTTATGTCCCACGTGTCCCTGGCACCGATTCTGAAGAAGATGACGGATACTTGATCTTTTTTGTACATGATGAGAATACCGG GAAATCATTCGTGCACGTCATAGATGCAAAAACAATGTCAGCGGAACCTGTTGCAGTTGTAGAATTGCCCCAAAGAGTTCCATATGGGTTCCATGCTTTCTTTGTCACTGAG GACCAACTGCAAGAACAGGCTAAGTTCTAA